Part of the Cygnus olor isolate bCygOlo1 unplaced genomic scaffold, bCygOlo1.pri.v2 scaffold_220_ctg1, whole genome shotgun sequence genome, GGCTCCCTGCCCTTCGTGAAGCTCAGCGACCCCGGGGTCAGCTTCACGGTGCTGTCTCGAGAAGGTACcgcgccccgcggggctccctgggctgggcagggctgggcccGGGCTTGTTGGGAGCTGGGAAGCCAGGTGCTTTTCCACCTCCTGCGGCTAGCCAAGAGCGTGGGTTACGCCTGAGCTGCTCTGGCAACGCCTGCCTGCCTTCCAGCCCTTAGTTTTGGGCGTTGGAGAGGTTTTGATGCGAGCCCCGTGACGGCAGCCGGCCCGAAAGCTGATCCCGCGGGGAGCTTCCCCCCTCTGCCCGCGGGGTTGTGTCCCCTTCTCGCTGACCCCCGCGCCTTCTCCTTCCCAAAGAGCGCGTGGACCGCATCCCCTGGATCGCCCCGGAGTGCGTGCAGGACATGGGGAACCTCAGCACGGCCGCCGACAAGTGGAGCTTCGGCACCACGCTGCTGGAGATCTGCTTTGACGCCGACGTCCCCCTCAAGGAGCGCACGCCTTCCGAGGTGACAAAGGCCCGCGGGGACAGCGGGGCGCTTGGCTTCCCCTCGGCCTCGCGGCTCTGAGCCCCTCCGCGGCTGCGGACGCGTTTgtgacctgtttttttttcctccgttTCTCCCCCAGAAAGAGCGTTTCTACGAGAAGAAGCACCGCCTGCCCGAGCCGTCCTGCAAGGAGCTGGCCACGCTGATCTCGCAGTGCCTCAGCTACGCGCCCAGCGAGCGCCCGTCCTTCCGCACCATCCTCCGGGACCtcacccagctccagccccacagTGAggccctgcccttccctcccctgcccatCCCTCGCCAGCTTCTCCCCGGCGCAGGAGCCGGCCTGATGTGGGCACAGCCGCAGCCAGCGTCTGCTTTTGGGAGCTCGCTGCTTCGGCCCCAGCGTGAGCCCTTCCCACGGGGCCCTTCGCTCCTCTCCCTGGCCAATTTTTATTGGGGAGCAAAGCCCCAGAGCAGAAATCGCCTCCCGGGCTGCGGGGGCAGGAGCACGAAGGCGCTCAGAGCTCGGCTGGCCCCTGACCTCTCCCGTCTTTCGCAGACCTCGTGGATGTCACCTCCGTCAACCCCGACTTCCCCGTGTCCGACCCCACCGTCTTCCAGAAGCGCTACCTGAAGAAGATCCGCGAGCTGGGGGAGGTGAGGATGGATCCCCCAAAGACGCCGAGGTCCTTTTGGGTGGGCTGGGACACGCGGAGGGGCTCGGACCCTGTCGGATGTTCCCTTTGCAGCAGCTGCGCACAATTTATACGCTCCCATCccctctgggagcagcagcctcTTTCTGCCCTGATTTCCCCCAAAAATCCACGCCTGAACAAGGCTTAAGAGTCTTCATTTTCAACCCGTTGCCACCGAGGCTGTCCCCTCTACCCAAAAAGCTCCCTGACCCAGCTGGGGGAAGCCGGAACGGTGCCGGCGGCGTCCCCaatccctgctccctcccccctcccaggGTCACTTCGGCAAGGTGAGCCTCTACTGCTACGACCCCACCAACGACGGCACGGGCGAGATGGTGGCCGTCAAGTCCCTGAAGGccggctgcagccagcagctgctggccagctgGAAGAGGGAGATCGAGATCCTCAAGACGCTCTACCACGAGAACATCGTCAAGTACAAGGGCTGCTGCAGCGAGCAGGGTAAGGAGGAGCTGCGAGGAGGGCACAAGCCCGGCTTCCAGGCTCCGTTTCACGGAGCCTGAACGTGTTTTGCTCGATCCCCGTCACCCCAGGTGGCAGGGAGGCTCAAAGTACAATTTTGGGGGtgttcctcctccccctgcctggGGTTTTGGGGGTTTCTGCCTCACCTCCCGCTCCTCGGCCAGGGGAGAAGATCGTGCAGCTGATCATGGAGTACGTGCCGCTGGGCAGCCTGCGCGACTACCTGCCCAAGCACAACGTCAGCCTGGCGCACATCCTGCTCTTCGCACAGCAGATCTGCGAGGTAAAGGCTCTGACCTCTGCCGGGGCGTCCCCGAAACGGGGAAAAACCTTGGGGAAAAAGCACGGCGACGGCTGGCCGGGCTTCCCGCCTCCTCCTCGCGCCTCCGCCTCCCTTTTCGTCTCCTCTCCCCCTAAGTGGCTCTAAGTCCCGTTTTCTCTCCCCAAAATGGTTCCAATCCGCTTTTTCCTCCCCCAACTGCCTCTACAGCCCCTCTTCCCCCATAAATCCCTCTCGATATAGGGAAAAACCTTGGGGTAAAAGCACGGCGAGACCTGGCTGGGCTCTCTGCCTCCACCTCCCTTttggtccccccccccccccccccccaaatggcTCTAAGTCCCGTTTTCTCTCCCCAAAATGGTTCCAATctgctttttcctcccaaaacCGCCCCTAAAGCCCCTCTCCCCCGCCCCCAAacgccccgccgcccctccccACGCCCCGTCTAAGCCCGTTTTCCCCCCGTCGCAGGGCATGGCCTACCTGCACTCGCTGCACTACATCCACAGGGACCTCGCCGCCCGCAACGTGCTGCTGGAGAATGAGAACGTGGTGAAGATCGGCGACTTCGGCCTGGCCAAAGCCATCCCTGAGGGCCACGAGTATTACCGCGTCTGCGAGGACGGGGACAGCCCCGTCTTCTGGTGAGCGCCACGGCCCCGATTGTGGCCCGGTTGTGGCCCCGTTGGGTCCTCGTTGTGGCCCCATTGTACCCCCGTTGTGGCCGCATTGGGTCCCCAGTTGTGGTCCCAACTGTGGCTCCGTTGGGTCCCGGTTGTGGCCCCATTGTGTCTCCGTTGGGTCCTCGTTGTGGCCCGATTGTGTCCCCGTTGTGGCCCTGTTGGGTCCCTGATTCTGGCTCCCTTGTGGCCCCGTTGGGTCCTGATTTTGGCCCCGTTGGGTCCCAGTTGTGGCCCTATTGAGTCCCCGCTGGGTCCTCGTTGTGGCCCCCTTGTGGCCGCATTGGGTCCCCAGTTGTGGTCCCCGATTGTGGCCCCGTTGGGTCCCCGATTGTGGCCCCGTTGTGGCCCCATTGGGTCCTGATTTTGGCCCCGTTGGGTCCCCAGTTGGGTCCCCGTTGTGGCCGCATTGGGTCCCCAGTTGTGCTCCCAATTGTGGCCCCGTTGGGTCCCGGTTGTGGCCCCATTGTGTCCCTGTTGGGTCCCCGATTGTGTCCCCGTTGTGGCCCTGTTGGGTCCCAATTGTGGCCCTATTGAGTCCCCGTTGGGTCCTTGTTGTGCCCCCATTGTGGCCGCATTGGGTCCCCAGTTGTGCTCCCCGATTGCGGCCCGATTTTGGCCCCGTTGGGTCCTGATTTTGGCCCCGTTGGGTCCTGATTTTGGCCCCGTTGGGTCCCCTGATCCCACGCTGCCCCCGttgcccccgccgccccgcaggTACGCCGTGGAGTGCCTCAAGGAGTGCAAGTTCTACTACGCCTCCGACGTCTGGTCCTTCGGGGTGACGCTCTACGAGCTCCTGACGCGCTGTGACCCCGCGCAGAGCCCTCCCGTGGTGGGTTTCGGGTTTGGGgccggggcccggggccggggggggggggcggcgatCCCGGTGCCGGTTCCTCACCTCTGGCTCCTGTCCCGTAGAAATTCATCGAGCTGATCGGGGCCACGCAGGGGCAGATGACGGTGCTGAGGCTGATCGAGCTGCTGGACCGAGGGAAGAGGCTGCCCAGCCCCAAGGACTGTCCCTGCGAGGTAAATCCCGCGTCACGCcgcccccttcccaccccaaatGTCACCAGCACCTCGCGGGGCAAGGGAACGGGTAAAAATCGGGGGGCAGAGCATTTGGAAGCGAGgcccttcccctccaccccatAAAATCATCGCCCCtccatggtttttttttttttttttttttttttttttagaacctTGTCCCTTTTTTGAGCATTTTTCCCTTCCACCCCGTTAAATCGTCACCCCCGGGTGGGTTTTTTCGGGACCCTGTCCCTTTTTTGAGCTCTTTTGCCCTCCAACTTTTTCCCCTTCACCCTATTAAATCCTCGTCCCTccgtggggttttttttttaggacccTGCCCctctttctgacttttttccccttcacccTATTAAACCATTGTCCCTccgtggtttttttttaggaccCTGCCCCTCTTTCTGACCTTTTTCCCTTCACCCTATTAAATCCTCGTCCCTCCGTGGGGTTTTTTTTAGGACCCTGCCCCTTTTTCTGACCCTTTTTCCCTTCACCCTATTAAATCCTCGCCCCTGGGTGGGTTTTTTGGGCCCCTGCCCCTTTTTCTGACCTTCTTCCCCTTCACCCTATTAAATCCTCGTCCCTCCGTGGGGTTTTTTGGGGCCCTGCCCCTCTTTCTGacctttttccccttcaccCTATTAAACCATTGTCCCTccgtgggttttttttttaggacccTGCCcctttttctgatctttttccccttcacccTATTAAATCCTCGTCCCTCCGTGGGGTTTTTTGGGGCCCTGCCcctttttctgacctttttccccttcaccCTATTAAATCCTCGTCCCTCCGTGGGGTTTTTTGGGGCCCTGCCcctttttctgaccttttttcccttcacccTATTAAATCCTTGTCCCTCCGTGGGGTTTTTTGGGGCCCTGCCCCTCTTTCTgaccttttttcccttcacccTATTAAATCCTCGTCCCTCCGTGGTTTTTTTTAGGACCCTGCCCCTTTTTCTGACCCTTTTTCCCTTCACCCTATTAAATCCTCGCCCCTGGGTGGGTTTTTTGGGCCCCTGCCcctttttctgacctttttttcccttcacccTATTAAATCCTCGTCCCTCCGTGGTTTTTTTTAGGACCCTGCCcctttttctgaccttttttccccttcacccTATTAAATCCTCGTCCCTCCGTGGGGTTTTTTGGGGCCCCACCcctttttctgacctttttttcccttcacccTATTAAATCCTCGTCCCTCCGTGGTTTTTTTTAGGACCCTGCCcctttttctgacctttttccccttcaccCTATTAAATCCTCGTCCCTCCGTGGGGTTTTTTGGGGCCCCACCcctttttctgacctttttttcccttcacccTATTAAATCCTCGTCCCTccgtggtttttttttaggaccCTGCCCCTTTTTCTGACCCTTTTTCCCTTCACCCTATTAAATCCTCGTCCCTCCGTGGGGTTTTTTGGGGCCCTGCCcctttttctgaccttttttcccttcacccTATTAAATCCTCGTCCCTCCGTGGGGTTTTTTGGGCCCCCGCCCCTTTTTCTgaccctttttcccccccttttcccaGATCTACCGCCTGATGAAGAACTGCTGGGAGGCCGAGGCCTCTTTCCGCCCGGCCTTCCCCAACCTCGTCCCCATCCTCAAGGCCTTCCACGACAAGTACCGCGCCCAGGCCCCCTCCGTCTTCAGCCTCTGctgaggggggggggacgaGCTCGGGgtcccccgtccccccccccccaccaaagGTCCCTTtagggccggggccgggcccccaGCTTTAgggttttttcctcttttggggTGGGTTTTAGGGCAGGACCGGGTTTTGCTCCGGTTTTAGGGCCGCCGTGCCTCTCGCCGCCGTGCCTcttccccgctcccccccccccccccccatcctcgccttatttccccccccccccccccccccgcatcgAAATGGGGCCAAACACTGTGAAACGGGACGGGGAcggccccagcccctctgcaccCCCCCTTTATGGGGTCCGCGTCCCCACCCCCCTTCCGCCAAAAGTTGGGGACcgcccggggctccccccccccccccgttaccGTGAGCTTTaggggcgagggggggggcaCCAAGAGGGCACAcaccccttccctgcccccccacccaccccccccccccccgaccccaaaAAGAGGGGGTTAGGGAAAGAATTTGGCACTTTATTGCAGTTTGGGGTTTCCGCTGCGTtttgggaggttttttttttgggggggtgggggggggacggTGGGTCTCCCCCCACAAACatttggtggggggggggggggggaggttgtGCTGGCcctccctgtgtccccagcGAGGTTTTTAGGGTCGGACGGAGCTGATTTGGGGGGGGACGAGGGGGCtggccgccccccccgcccccaccTTGAACTGTACAAAAGGGGGGGCTGCTTTGCCCCGTTCCCCCTTATTTATTGCCTGCTGTGTGATGCcgcgggcccccccccccggctatggggtggggggcggccggggggccCCAATAAAGGTTGTAACggccctggctgctctgcctgcctggggggggggtgggtaACAGAGGGCTGTGCCCCCCGGTAATGGGGTTGGGGGGTTATGGGGTGATTTGGGGGGTTCAGGGCTCCCTGGGGGTTTATGGGGtgatttttgggggggggtcaggACTCCCTGGGGTCTTACAGGGTGATTTGGGGGGGGCAGGGCTCCCTGGGGGTTTATAGGgtgatttggggggggggtcagagCTCCCTGGGGTCTTGTAGGgtgattttttggggggggggggggtcagggctCCGCGGGGTCTTACAGGATAatgcggggggggaggggggtgtcAGGACTTCACAGGGTGCAGAGGAGAGTTTGGGGGTCCCTGTAGGACAGGGTTTTGGGGGTCCTATGGG contains:
- the TYK2 gene encoding non-receptor tyrosine-protein kinase TYK2, giving the protein AVPRRCARFPLSPAPQSVEAVSHRGYFGRKSRSKEPEPRGPRQAEPSEPKWSHFCHFREITHVVIKDCRVSINRQDNQCLEVLLPSYESALSLVSLVDGYFRLTADSSHYLCHEVAPPRLVMSILNGIHGPMQEEFVFAKLRREEHEEGLYVIRWSVLDFDRMILSVVKRGHQQGPGAQGALKYRQFRIQKKGSSFVLEGWDREFPTLRELLDVLKGCTLKSGEESFTVKRCCPPKPGEISDLLITWKVKDSTKQILNLTQLSFHQIRKNEITQRAHLGQGTRTNIYDGVLNVCGAAGADDEAEYFSTEPNNNSRELHVVLKVLDPSHRDIALAFFETASLMSQVSHVHLAFVHGVCVRGSENIMVEEFVEHGPLDVLLRKEKGRVTVGWKITVAKQLASALSYLEDKNLVHGNVCAKNILLARKGLEDGSLPFVKLSDPGVSFTVLSREERVDRIPWIAPECVQDMGNLSTAADKWSFGTTLLEICFDADVPLKERTPSEKERFYEKKHRLPEPSCKELATLISQCLSYAPSERPSFRTILRDLTQLQPHNLVDVTSVNPDFPVSDPTVFQKRYLKKIRELGEGHFGKVSLYCYDPTNDGTGEMVAVKSLKAGCSQQLLASWKREIEILKTLYHENIVKYKGCCSEQGEKIVQLIMEYVPLGSLRDYLPKHNVSLAHILLFAQQICEGMAYLHSLHYIHRDLAARNVLLENENVVKIGDFGLAKAIPEGHEYYRVCEDGDSPVFWYAVECLKECKFYYASDVWSFGVTLYELLTRCDPAQSPPVKFIELIGATQGQMTVLRLIELLDRGKRLPSPKDCPCEIYRLMKNCWEAEASFRPAFPNLVPILKAFHDKYRAQAPSVFSLC